The DNA region GCCCGCTGCGTGGTGGTCGGCAACACCGGCCCCGCGCACCTCGCCGCCGCCGTCGGTACGCCCGTCGTCAGCCTCTTCGCCCCGACCGTCCCCTACGGACAGTGGGGTCCCTACCGGGTGCCGAACGTCCGGCTCGGCGACGCCGACGCCGCCTGCCGGGACACCCGGGCGGCGATCTGCCCGGTCACCGGGCACCCCTGCCTGACCGGGATCGACCCGGCCGAGGTCGTCGCCGCCGTCCGACTCCTCGCACCCCCGCCCACCTGACCACCCCCGACCCTGTCCACCCCGTCCCAGTCGCGAGGAGAGGCATGAACGTTCTGCTCTGGCACGTGCACGGCTCCTGGACCACGTCCTTCGTGCACGGGCGACACCGCTACCTGGTCCCGGTCACCCCGGACCGGGGCCCGTACGGCCTCGGCCGGGCGCGGACCTATCCGTGGCCCGACAGCGCCGTCGAGGTGACGCCGGAGCAGCTCGGCCGGGCCGAGGTGGACGTGGTGATCCTGCAACGCCCCGAGGAGCTGGAGCTGGCCCAGCAGTGGCTGGGTCGCCGGCCCGGCCGTGACCTCCCGGCGATCTACGTCGAGCACAACACCCCCAAGGGCGACGTGCCCAACACCCGCCACCCGATGGCCGACCGGGACGACCTGCTGCTCACCCACGTCACGCACTTCAACGAGCTGTTCTGGGACAACGGCGGCACCCGCACCGCCGTCGTCGAGCACGGCATCGTCCCGCCCCGGGTGGAGTGGACCGGCGACGTGGACCACCTCGCCGTGGTCACCAACGAGCCGGTACGCCGCTGGCGGGTCACCGGCACCGACCTGATGCCCCGGTTCGCCGCCGTCGCCCCGCTGGACGTCTTCGGCATGGGGGTGGCCGGGCTGCCGGACGCGTTGACCGCGCGCGGCCTGGCACTCCCCCACCCGGTCACCGGCTTCGACGACCTGCCGCAGGACCGGATGCACGCGGAGGTGGCGCGGCGGCGGGCGTACCTGCACCTGTGCCGGTGGACCTCGCTCGGGCTGAGCCTGATCGAGGCGATGACCATCGGGATGCCGGTCGTGGCGCTGGCCACCACCGAGGCGGTGGACGCCGTACCGCCCGACGCGGGGGTGCTCTCCACCCGGGTCGACACGCTGATGGAGGCGGCCCGCTGGCTCGCCGGGGACCGCGACGCGGCGTACCGGCTGGGGGCGCGGGCGCGTGAGGTGACCAAGGAACGTTTCGGGCTCGACCGGTTCCTCGCTGACTGGGACCGACTCATGGAGGAGGAGACATGCGCATCGCGATGATTTCGGAGCACGCCAGCCCGCTCGCCGTCCTCGGCGAGGAGGACGCCGGCGGTCAGAACACCCACGTGGCGGAACTCGCCTCCGCGCTGGTCGGCGAGGGGCACGACGTTCGCGTCTACACCCGCCGCGACGCGGCAGGGCTCGCCGAGTCGGTGTCCACGCCGGCCGGCTACCAGGTGTGGCACGTGCCGGCCGGCCCCGCCCGGCGGGTGCCCAAGGACGAACTGCTGCCCTACATGGGCGAGTTCGGCAGCTGGCTGGCCGACCGGTGGCGGCACGGGGACTGGACCCCCGACGTGGCGCACGCGCACTTCTGGATGAGCGGCCTGGCCACCGTGCACGCCGGGCGGCGGGCCGGGGTGCCGACCGTGCTGACGTACCACGCGCTGGGCGCGGTGAAGCGCCGCCACCAGGGCTCCCGGGACACCAGCCCACCAGGACGGGTCGGCTACGAGCGGGCGCTCGGCCGGGCCGTCGACCGGGTCATCGTGCAGTGCGAGGACGAGGTGGGTGAGCTGGTCCGGCTGGGTGTGCCCCGGTCCCGGATGGCGCTGGTCCCCTCCGGCGTCAACCAGGAGGTGTTCCGCCCCGACGGTCCGGTCGCCCCGCGCGACCCGGCCCGGCCGCGGATCCTCACCGTCGGCCGGATGGTGGAACGCAAGGGCTTCCTGGAGGTCGTCCGGGCGCTGCCGGCCGTCCCCGAGGCCGAGTGCGTGGTGGTCGGCGGCCCGCCGGCGGAGCTGCTCCCCGCCGACTCGTTCGCCCGCCGGCTGCGCGCCATCGCCGAGTCCTGCGGCGTCGCCGACCGGGTGAAGCTGGTCGGCGCGGTGCCCCGCGAGGAGATGGCCGCCTGGTACCGCTCGGCCGACGTGCTGGTCGCCGCCCCCTGGTACGAGCCGTTCGGGCTCACCCCGCTGGAGAGCATGGCCTGCGGCGT from Micromonospora sp. R77 includes:
- a CDS encoding glycosyltransferase family 9 protein, with product ARCVVVGNTGPAHLAAAVGTPVVSLFAPTVPYGQWGPYRVPNVRLGDADAACRDTRAAICPVTGHPCLTGIDPAEVVAAVRLLAPPPT
- a CDS encoding glycosyltransferase; amino-acid sequence: MNVLLWHVHGSWTTSFVHGRHRYLVPVTPDRGPYGLGRARTYPWPDSAVEVTPEQLGRAEVDVVILQRPEELELAQQWLGRRPGRDLPAIYVEHNTPKGDVPNTRHPMADRDDLLLTHVTHFNELFWDNGGTRTAVVEHGIVPPRVEWTGDVDHLAVVTNEPVRRWRVTGTDLMPRFAAVAPLDVFGMGVAGLPDALTARGLALPHPVTGFDDLPQDRMHAEVARRRAYLHLCRWTSLGLSLIEAMTIGMPVVALATTEAVDAVPPDAGVLSTRVDTLMEAARWLAGDRDAAYRLGARAREVTKERFGLDRFLADWDRLMEEETCASR
- a CDS encoding glycosyltransferase, yielding MRIAMISEHASPLAVLGEEDAGGQNTHVAELASALVGEGHDVRVYTRRDAAGLAESVSTPAGYQVWHVPAGPARRVPKDELLPYMGEFGSWLADRWRHGDWTPDVAHAHFWMSGLATVHAGRRAGVPTVLTYHALGAVKRRHQGSRDTSPPGRVGYERALGRAVDRVIVQCEDEVGELVRLGVPRSRMALVPSGVNQEVFRPDGPVAPRDPARPRILTVGRMVERKGFLEVVRALPAVPEAECVVVGGPPAELLPADSFARRLRAIAESCGVADRVKLVGAVPREEMAAWYRSADVLVAAPWYEPFGLTPLESMACGVPVIGTNVGGIADTVVDGLTGDLVPPRDPRALGTAIRRLLADKVRRFAYATAALDRIRSRYSWKRCAEQLSAVYASVSTVARPAPAVA